In Zunongwangia sp. HGR-M22, the sequence CCCTGTACTCAATTCAAAACCATAATTTCTACAAGCATTAGCACCTTTTGGTCTATGAGCCGGACGATGATGATATTGTATGCGAGCGTCTACTTGGGAATAAAATTCCATCAACTCTTCCGTATAGTCGGTAGAACCATCATCTATTACAATACACTCCCAGTTTTGATAGGTTTGGGCGATTACAGATTCCAGGGTTTCACCAATAAAATGAGCCCGATTATAAGTTGGAATGATTATAGAAACTATAGGATTATTCATTTATTTTTAAAAAATGTGTACCTGGTTTTGAGATTATTTTTCGAGTATTTGAGATTTCTTTCTGGATTCTTAAAAGCATTTTTAAATGCTTTTCTAAACTTTTTAATTTTGAAAATCTTAGCATGAACTTATTTTTAACAATAGAGCGTTTAGTAAGTTGTAATTTATTAGAAAATTGTTGCTCAAAATCTTTTCTGGCCGGATTGGCATATTCAACTTTATATTTTCGTTCCTTTAAACTTAAACTTTCCGACTTTATTATATTCTTTTGAACCCTGTCATGTTTGATATATGTTTCGGTTACTATACCTATTTTAAGTTGATGATATCTAACACGATGGCAATAATTATCATCCTCCCCATAATGAAAAAAGATAGGATCAAATCCGCCAACGGTTTCTAAGCACTTTCTCGAAATTAACCATCCTGCTGCATTTACAAATGGAACTTCATAAATATTTTTTAAAGATTTATTTAGAATATAATCTGAATAAAAGTTTCGATTTATAGCTGCGTATTTTGAAAAATTATAATCCAGATGCGTTCCATCACCATTTAAATGAATAGGACTTACTATTCCAAATTGCATGTTTTTTTGTTGAATTTCAATCAGCCTTTCAAGACAGTCCCCTATAAGATAAGCATCTTGATTTAATAGGAAAACATAATGTGCTCCATGATTTAATGCATAAGAAATCCCTATGTTATTAGCCTGCCCAAAACCCAAATTTTTCTCTTGTTCAATTAAATGAACTTTAGGATAATTTTGTTTTATAAAATCTACAGTACTATCCGAACTATTGTTATCTACAACAACAATAGGATGATCTTCACATGATTGAAGACATTTGTCTATCCATTTTAAGCCGTTGTAGGTAACAATTACAATCATTATTTCAGTATTACATTCTTCGCCTTGATAGCTCGTTTTATAAAAGGTGAAAGTGGATGAAATTTTAAAAACAACTTTTTTTGTTGTTTGCGATTAAGCAGCCAAAAATAATCCTTATATAAAATCTGATTGTAGATTTTATAATCATCGATCTTTGATGATCGGTTAATATTTGTAGCCTGATTTTCGTGAATTCTAAATCCTACTAATTTTTCAGGTAGAATAACGATTTTATATTTCTTTAAAATACGATAATAGAATTCGTAATCTAATATTTGCTTTAAATCCCCTCTAAAGTTTCCTGTCTTTTTTAGCACATCCTTTCTAAACATCACTACTGATGGCTCGCCAATCTTATTTAATGGAGATTTTAAAAAGGTTTTAGAACTAAATATCTTTTTATCCAGAATTAAGGTTTTAGAATAAGCCTGCTTAAATTCAGATTGAAGATCACTATACGTATTTATCCACACCTCTAATTCTTGATTGAAATTAGATTCTATTATAAAATCTCTTTTCGAAGCAACTAATGCTAAATCTTTCTTATTTTCCAGTACTGCAATCATCTTTTCGATACAATCGGGATAAAGTATATCATCCTGAAATAGAAATTTAATATACTCTCCGTTAGCATGTTTTAGACAATTATTCCAGTTTGCCCCAATACCCTGAGGTATATGATTATAAACCCTTACAGGAAAATCTGTATTTTCTTTAAAGCTTGCGATAATATTTAGAGTATTATCTGTAGAACAATCATCACTTATAATTACCTCAAAATCCTTAAAATTTTGCTTTAAAATAGAATTCAAGGCATCCTGCAAATATGTCTCGCCATTATAAGTCGGGATACAAATAGAAACTAATGGAGGAGACATATCTAAAATTTAAGTTCTAAAAAAATATTTTCAAAATTTCCATAAACCATATTCTTTTGTTCTACCAAATTTTGTCCAGCGATTAAATAATTCCAATTATTAAAAATTTTCGTGATAGAACTTATATTATCATATTCAATGCATTCATCAATATTTTGTGAAGTCCAAGTATTACAGTATTCTTTAAGTTTCTTAATCTTATTGTTAATAGGCACAAAAGGCACACTAAAACTTTGCGCCGTTATTAAACCATGTAAACTTGTACCAACATAAATTTTAGAATTTCCAATAAGATACATGATATCATAAACATTTTTTGGATAAAAAAATATGAATTGATCACTATATAATTGCATTTCTTTTAAAAAATAATCATCCTCATGTCTTGGAGCCAGACCTATCGGACATAGTAAAATTTTGGTATTGAGGTCTTCCGATAATTCTACAAATGATTTATAAAATTTTTCTTTGTCTTTTGGTGTATACGGTTTTCCTACTTGAAGAAATATATAGTCTTTAAAATGTTCGGGATTAAAAGATATTCTATCACATACTTCTTCAATGGAAAAAAGATCCGAAATTATCAAAGCTGAATCAGGAACTAATTTCGATTTAATTCTTTCTGTTAATAAAGATTCTTTAACTCTTGCATCTCTCACTGATAAATAGTTTGCACTAGAAATATTTCTCGCAAACAACTTTCGTTTAGAAATCAATCTTGAATTAGAAAACACACCTCCCACAGAATTATAAATGATGCAAACATTATTATTATTTAGTTCATTTTTGCTCGGTGCAAAAGGAACCAAAACGTGTCCGTTTGACAACAAATACCTCGTCAAATTAAATCTTCTTTCAATTCTACTAAATACCTTGTTATATAAAAGTTTAGAATATCTAATATTAATAAAAGCTAATAAGGAGCCCCAATCAACAAATAAAACCTCCCCTCCTCCAATGACTACATTCCCACCTTGTTTTTTTACATTTTTCATAAAAGACCTATAGCTTCTAGTAGGCATCGCTCCAAAATATGATAGATCGCTTTTCACAATCCCGTAATTATAAAACTCGGCTTGTATATTATGTCTATTCAGCATTTCTTTAAAAATTATAGGAAAAAGCAAATCCCCATAATTTAATCGATCTGACGCAGACAAAAAATGTATTATTTTTTTATTTCCACTCATATTCGCACATAAATCCCTTATTCCAATTTGGTAAAAATCCGGTATTGTAAAAATCGCCTTTTTCAGATTTAATCCAAACCGCTTCTTTTACATAATCTATAGTTTCATTTTCATATCTCAAATAAATATTAAGATAATAGCTTCCTGAAGCCAAGGGCCACTTTGGTATTTTTAAATAGACAGTCTTTTCTCCTTTTTCGATATTGAAGTAAGGCTGATTCAAAGTTTCTGTTGAACAATGAAACTGCGGGATTTCTTCATTACTATATATTCCCAGACCAATATGTAAAGAATTCAAATTTTCGGATGCATTCAATTTAATTTCGAAATAAAGCGTTTCTCCTGATAAAATTGTTTCAATTTCTGTATTATATTCATTTAGAATTCGAAGATTTTGGATACCTATTTTATTAGACTTTTTAACCCTTCCGGAATTATTAAAACTGAATTTTTGATCCTTCGAGGATAAATAATTGCTAATTGCTTGTTCAATATTACCTTGAAATACCGTTCCTCCATTCTCTAAAACCATCCCTCTTGTACACAAACTCTTAACACTCGCCATATTATGACTTACAAAAAGCACTGTTCTACCTTCTCCGGTAGAAAGATCTTGCATTTTCCCTATCGCTTTTTTCTGAAATTCGGCATCTCCGACTGCTAAAACCTCATCAACAACCAAAATTTCGGGTTCTAAATGTGCAGCGACTGCAAACCCCAAACGCACACGCATCCCGCTACTGTATCTTTTTACCGGCGTATCGATATACATTTCGCAACCGGAAAACGCGATAATTTCATCGATTTTAGATCTAATTTCGGTTTTAGTCATGCCCAGAATTGCGCCGTTCAAAAATATATTTTCTCTTCCGGTTAATTCCGGATGAAAACCCGTTCCCACTTCCAATAAAGAAGCGATACGTCCTCTGGTTTTTATACTTCCTGTGGTTGGAGCGGTTATTCTGGAAAGAAGCTTTAATAAAGTAGATTTTCCCGCGCCATTTTTGCCGATAATCCCTAAAACCTCCCCCGGTTTTACTTCAAAATTAATATCACGTAACGCCCAAACATAATCTTCGCTGGCTTTCGCTGACCGATCGTTCACGGCACCTACTTTTAAATAAGGATCTTCTTTTCCCCGAATTTGATGCCACCATCTGTTAAGGTCGTGACTCAAAGTACCTGTACCAACCGTTCCTAAACGGTATTGTTTCGAAATATTTTCAGCTTTTAATATTACGCTCATTATACCGTATCTATAAAATTCTTTTCCGTTTTATTAAAAATAAGCAAGCCTAGTATAAAAATAAACACACTCACCGCGATAGTATATAAAAGTCCTAAGCTAGTAAACACGCCTTCATCTAAAATCATATATCGAAAGCCTTCAATAATTTGGGTTAACGGATTCATTTTTACCAACCACGCCAATTTGGGCATCTTCTCTTCTACCTGACTTACAGGGTAAGGTACAGCGGAAACATAAACTAACAGCGAGGTTGCGAAACCAATCAAAACTGTTAAATCTCGATATTTTGTGGTCATTGCAGAAATGATCATTCCAAAACCTAAGCCCATTAATGCCATTAATAATACATATACAGGAAATAATAAAATATTCATGTTTGGCGATATACTAAATCCTTGCCATAGAAAATAAGCGTAAAATATGATTAAAATCAATAACTGAATTCCAAATTTCACCAAGCCTGCAATAACTTTACTCATGGGCATGATCACCCTGGGAAAATACACTTTCCCAAATAAAGCGGCGTTTTGATTAAAGGTATTTGAGGTACTGGAAAAACATTCGTTAAAATAATTCCATGCCGTTATTCCGGTTAAATTGAATAAAAAACTGGGGACTTCACCGGTGGGTATATTTGCAATATTATTAAAAACCAGTGTGTAAATTACCGACGTAAACAAAGGTTGAATAAAAAACCAAAGCGGTCCTAAAATCGTTTGCTTATAAACCGTCGTGATATCTCGCTTAACAAATAAAACTAATAAATCCCGATATCGCCAAATTTCTTTAAAATTCAGGTCGATCAGTTTCCGTTTAGGACTAATTTCATATAACCAGTTATCTTCTGTATGATTCATGAATTTCTTTGGAGGCTTTACCGTTCCGTTTGTTTTTCGTTTGGTTTATTTAAAGTGCTTGTTTGTATCTTGAATGGAAATTTCTTTATTCATATTAGAAACATCTAAATTTTATACAGACTATTTTTTATTTCCATAAATAATCACCC encodes:
- a CDS encoding ABC transporter ATP-binding protein, yielding MSVILKAENISKQYRLGTVGTGTLSHDLNRWWHQIRGKEDPYLKVGAVNDRSAKASEDYVWALRDINFEVKPGEVLGIIGKNGAGKSTLLKLLSRITAPTTGSIKTRGRIASLLEVGTGFHPELTGRENIFLNGAILGMTKTEIRSKIDEIIAFSGCEMYIDTPVKRYSSGMRVRLGFAVAAHLEPEILVVDEVLAVGDAEFQKKAIGKMQDLSTGEGRTVLFVSHNMASVKSLCTRGMVLENGGTVFQGNIEQAISNYLSSKDQKFSFNNSGRVKKSNKIGIQNLRILNEYNTEIETILSGETLYFEIKLNASENLNSLHIGLGIYSNEEIPQFHCSTETLNQPYFNIEKGEKTVYLKIPKWPLASGSYYLNIYLRYENETIDYVKEAVWIKSEKGDFYNTGFLPNWNKGFMCEYEWK
- a CDS encoding polysaccharide pyruvyl transferase family protein, translating into MSGNKKIIHFLSASDRLNYGDLLFPIIFKEMLNRHNIQAEFYNYGIVKSDLSYFGAMPTRSYRSFMKNVKKQGGNVVIGGGEVLFVDWGSLLAFINIRYSKLLYNKVFSRIERRFNLTRYLLSNGHVLVPFAPSKNELNNNNVCIIYNSVGGVFSNSRLISKRKLFARNISSANYLSVRDARVKESLLTERIKSKLVPDSALIISDLFSIEEVCDRISFNPEHFKDYIFLQVGKPYTPKDKEKFYKSFVELSEDLNTKILLCPIGLAPRHEDDYFLKEMQLYSDQFIFFYPKNVYDIMYLIGNSKIYVGTSLHGLITAQSFSVPFVPINNKIKKLKEYCNTWTSQNIDECIEYDNISSITKIFNNWNYLIAGQNLVEQKNMVYGNFENIFLELKF
- a CDS encoding ABC transporter permease, producing the protein MNHTEDNWLYEISPKRKLIDLNFKEIWRYRDLLVLFVKRDITTVYKQTILGPLWFFIQPLFTSVIYTLVFNNIANIPTGEVPSFLFNLTGITAWNYFNECFSSTSNTFNQNAALFGKVYFPRVIMPMSKVIAGLVKFGIQLLILIIFYAYFLWQGFSISPNMNILLFPVYVLLMALMGLGFGMIISAMTTKYRDLTVLIGFATSLLVYVSAVPYPVSQVEEKMPKLAWLVKMNPLTQIIEGFRYMILDEGVFTSLGLLYTIAVSVFIFILGLLIFNKTEKNFIDTV
- a CDS encoding glycosyltransferase family 2 protein yields the protein MSPPLVSICIPTYNGETYLQDALNSILKQNFKDFEVIISDDCSTDNTLNIIASFKENTDFPVRVYNHIPQGIGANWNNCLKHANGEYIKFLFQDDILYPDCIEKMIAVLENKKDLALVASKRDFIIESNFNQELEVWINTYSDLQSEFKQAYSKTLILDKKIFSSKTFLKSPLNKIGEPSVVMFRKDVLKKTGNFRGDLKQILDYEFYYRILKKYKIVILPEKLVGFRIHENQATNINRSSKIDDYKIYNQILYKDYFWLLNRKQQKKLFLKFHPLSPFIKRAIKAKNVILK
- a CDS encoding glycosyltransferase family 2 protein, which gives rise to MIVIVTYNGLKWIDKCLQSCEDHPIVVVDNNSSDSTVDFIKQNYPKVHLIEQEKNLGFGQANNIGISYALNHGAHYVFLLNQDAYLIGDCLERLIEIQQKNMQFGIVSPIHLNGDGTHLDYNFSKYAAINRNFYSDYILNKSLKNIYEVPFVNAAGWLISRKCLETVGGFDPIFFHYGEDDNYCHRVRYHQLKIGIVTETYIKHDRVQKNIIKSESLSLKERKYKVEYANPARKDFEQQFSNKLQLTKRSIVKNKFMLRFSKLKSLEKHLKMLLRIQKEISNTRKIISKPGTHFLKINE